The nucleotide sequence taaaacagaaagtcgccactcatgatttactttcccgggccacacaaaatgatgcggtgggatttggcccccgggccgccactttgacacctgtgctctaatgtgacgtatacatatatttttttttcatcattgtttagctggtgtgacttatagtgcAAAAATATGGTATACTGGACAACAGCAACCAAAAATAGGCAACTAACAAGGCATATTTTGGGGTCcctgatttattaaaaaaaaacagttttcttctatcacaatatttttttaaggtaaTACTTAACCAAGAACTTAAGCATAACAATACTAAAATATAATAgtaaaaaatagtaaaatgttatttttagagaactatagcctaaaaaacaacatagcctGTTGGTGGTCGGAGTggtgaaaaaaagagaattagtcgcaggcctatcctaactattaaaaaaaaagacacgagTTATAATCCGGAAAATACAGCAGTTGGCGTCAGATAATAGATGTGCCTCAGCTCAAAAAACCTTGGAAAACCGCTCTTAATAATCCTCCAGCAAGGAAAAATGTAGTGGGGTAGAATTTGccccttttttttgcagatagACTCATACTAAAATTTTTGAGATGCCTCAAGCAAATGCCGAGAGCGTCAAACGTCAACTCCAATCTTgtaaaaagtgtccaaaactcttCGCTCTTTTCATCATTCTCACTTTCACTGCGTACACAAACAAACGAAAGTCCGTGATTTCTCAGCCAAGGCTGCCATGTTGAGCGGATGTATGATTCAGCGTGTTTTCAGGCGGTGCTGGATCTTGACAACTTACGTGGAGAGTCCAAATGTGTCCCTTTGTGTGCTCGCATCTGCGtctctgcatgtgtgtgtatgtgtgtttttgaCAGATTATGCTGGAAGTCAAAAAAgcgaatgagagagagagaacaagaaaaaaagtgggtCACTGATCCAGGCAGCAGCAAAGTATTATGTTGACATGGAATTCCTCGTCTAACTGACCTCCCGCTCTCCTATGGGGGTCTTCCTTTGTATATCACCTTGCGTGTTTAAATCCCGCTCATCCAAAATAACACTAATTAATAATACACACTGCTATGACTGCTATTTGCGCTAATTCGAGCGCACAGTGTTTACGTCAAAAGTTTAACTTTTATAAAGGATTCTGCAGTGAAATATTCATGCTCGCTGTTTATGATTTAATCATAGGAAATGTGGTGTAATTTGCTACGAAATGGCAACGGGGGATCGAGGGGGAATAAGCGTACGATGCAGTTTTGTACGAGCGTGGATTTTTAAATTAACTAATTGGAccccattgatggtgataagcgtctaatccaggggtgtcagactcgggttggtttgcggggcgctttaacgtcaatttgatttcacgtgcgccggaccattttagatataatatttagatttttaaaaataaatggattaaaagaactggattaaaagccctgaatattctgtttttatagatctaaaacaatgtttattttagctttttaaatatttttttagactttacaaaatgatttttgaactaaaaacacaggaaaaaatgatttaaaaattacaattattgatttaaaaggggaaaatcagaaaatataatataaatctataatcttcatttgaatttgatcctaaaacagaaagtcgggactcatgatttactttcccgggtcacacaaaatgatgcggcggcccagatttggcccccgggccgccactttgacacatgtgccctaatccatttggactgggagggttggcggcGATCTcctattgtcaatggcaaccaaagagtaGAATGATTATAGTTTTGGGCTGAGGGAGGAAAACGGATTACCCGGAAAATACCCACGCAAACTCATGTTTTATAGTCGgccaaaaacaatcaatgtccataaaaaatgtaatggaCTAACCCTAAATTTGCATCCCTCCATTTTTCTaccaacaacttttttttttatcggacAAGTGGACAAAGGCTGCATTTACCCCGCGATCTGGCAACCCGTGTCCCGAATGCTAATCCATAATGGCCATGGGCTGTATTTTATCGATGGTCAATATGGAATAAAAGAGCATGTAAATGCTAATGGAGAATTCAAAACATACAATAGGTCGGATGTAATTAGCGTGGGTGGGCGTGGCTTCAATCATGCTTTTTAGCCTATTTATGTTCCTTGTCAAATCCGTTAGAGAACACGTTGCCTGATGTGCACACGGGGAATTAAAGATGCACCCAAGCTATAGTTAACATGCTCTCATACTTCCTGCTCTTCAATTCCGTCGATCTCCTCGGTGTGTTCTGCCGATTCACACCTGTATAAAAGCCACGTGGACGAGTGAGAACAGCGAAAGGCTCTTATCAGGTGATTCGCCAGCTACTTCCTGATCCTTTCGCTCACCCCCGCACGCAGTGACCAAGCAAGTGTGCGCACGCATAAACGGCCCACGTGTCAGTTTTAAGACAAGTTGGAGATGAGATTGTGTAAATAAGGTCAGGTGGAGCATGAAGGCAACACAGGCACGCacagttggtttttttttactcccacGGCATCCTTTCAAAACAAGGTGCATGTTTTGTTTGCTATTGAATTAGTAGTTTTTCCGATAACTTCAATATTTGGGGCAAAATCAAAACACAAACTCGCAATTTAAAGCTGAATTTGAATTTGATaggtctgaaaaacaacttcaggaggcaGGTTAAGAAATAGTGAGACCAATTCAAAGGAAAtacgtttattaccagactgcaggatggggagagagctcgaacagcgtgAACGCGTCTGTTGTCCTGCttctctctccgaatgaccagtgagtgagtcttatatacaggaaaaattgacagttgtcagcaggactttggacagatacgttttagtcatttgcagggcaaaaagtaattaatcagtgtcggacagttgagtgtttgtgctgacatgtcaacccaatcacaagactaagattgattaatcagtcagactgttgagtgtttatgctgacatgtcagccattcacagtttgtatgagaacgatgcttttatactcacaaaaactgatataatcttacagaaTTCTTTTATCAATTTTGGTGGATCTATTGTACATGGTACATGATTTTCTTATCTCCCCGGCTGCCATTGTTGATAaaagatatccaatccatttaaagtgggaaggGTGGCAGCAAATAAGCATTTGGTGTAAGCCTcaaacttcaaatggattggacgtctactggtgACAAGCGCGTTGAAATTCCAGTAAgagtttctgaggtgagagtttattcatttatacatTTTGAGTGTCTCTGTCAATGGAAAGTAAGGCATTCAAACGCCATCAAATTAAACTTGAAATCGGAGTTTTATTTACAGTAATCGGTTCATGTTGACCAGACAGccgcaataaatgaaaaaccgcaaagtccAATTAAACTAGAGATCTGAGTTTTATTGACAGTAATCGGTTAATgttgaccagacatggccgcaataaatgaaaaaccgcgaagtaggatcgcCCCCATTGTAACTAACACGATACTTTTTCGCGcccatacagaaatacaagtagaattagtgtatatttattacatattacagctataagcatgtcaaaagactgtagTGTATTAATATCTTAAGATCcttccatcagctgtcaggctctttaacaaaacaaatggctgagtgttaagacctaccgtatgaatgcatgtacatctatgtgtatgtatgtatatatgtgcttctatatatgtatgtatgtatatatatgtgtatgtacacgtatgtgtatatgtataggtataggtatgtgtatatgtatgtgtatatatatatgtatgtgtttgtatgtgtatgtgtgtatgtatgtgtgtatatatatatatatatatatctcagcaacacacatttatttaaatatttattcatttatttatttattaacttacttattacctatctatttatgtctaaaatgcctttcctatttctgcatcctcaccctcttgctactgtgacaacgaaatttcccgaatacgggatgaataaagttatccaatccaatatgtaaatatattgcatatatttaaaaatgtaactaaaatagttcctctccgcttgatataaatccaacCAAAAAAGGTAAAtcgggagttttagtccaagtcctttgtcttcttgtggccatgggtccattgtctgtgatatttgagggattactgtgcatTTTTATCTTCGCTATATGAGCGATGAGTCATTTAGAATTGCATTTCATATTTATGTGTAGCTTTTACACCTGACTTGACTTTCCTAAAAATGTCGGCGTTCCAGAAGATTGTAAATTCTTTGCAGGTGTGAAAGTGAGAGCAAATGGTTTATCTGTGAGGACTATAGAAAATAGTGGTTGAAATAATAATAGGTCTTTGAAATAATAATTCCAAGCCTTGTATGCTTTTAATCATATACCGCATGTTATTTCGAGCAGCACTTAACCAACCCTGGGTGATTTGGTTTGCTTCGAGGCAGACCACAGGCATAAAAGCATAATGGGatgcctgaaaaaaatgtaattaggaGTTCCATGGAATTTTTAGAACACCATTACATGTCTGAATGTATTTTACAATAGCTTAAAAATGccaggcagccaatcacagaaaaCCATTTGGTTTTTTTCCAGTTGACATATTTGGGTGCTAAAAGGCGTTTGCTAAAATGGCAGCATCATTTTATTTCTGCTGTTGCGTCATAACGTGTATTCAGTAATgtcaataaaatgttttctctCCAAGccgaaactgaaaaaaaaatagaaccacGGCTAAGAGGGATTATAGCCGTTCCACAAAATAGGTCACCTCTGCCCTCAGAAAAACAACATGGCGGCGACTACAACAAGCGTTAATGGCTTGGCAACCAAATCCAGAATACTGCTTTGCCGTTTCGAGCCGGTGATTAATAACAGAGCTTATGTTTGACCACTAATTGGCTAGAATTTGTTATAATTATTGGAAATAATGATTAGAGTGGATGAATTTGTCTGTGATGGAAAAATTCCAATCTGCTGACGTGTTTCTGAAAAAGGAACATCAGGATTAAACAatgatgtattcattttaatttaatgataATCAGTGATAAAGTGTTAAAGGTCTTCAGGGTACTAAcatgaaataatttatttcagGGAAAATTGATGAGAATATAACTTGGGCTAGGTTAAAACAGCAATTTTTTACTAATTTGCAGTTTaatgtatttgtgtatttatattttcattgttATAAGAACAATACTTTTATAGGAGAAATATTTGATTACTGAtaatatatatgaatacaaacatacatactgTTTTTGGAGGACTCAAAATCAACAATATGACTAATGCCATTTCAagaattttctattatttttaacaGGGAAAAATAAGTTTCACGGTATTTGTAGCagttttttacaattttaatttgtgtttcgtattgaaaaaaaatctaagttaccaaaaaaatgatttaggtTCAAAAGATGTCAAATTAATGAAGAAATGCATTGTTCAATTCTACCCTAGGCTACTCTACATAGTTGCAATGGGTCAATTCCTAGCCTATCATAAATTGGCTATTTGACATTGTCAGTCTCAACTAATCAACATTATCATTCTAAatgtagattggattggataactttattcatcccgtattcgggaaatttcattgtgacagtagcaagaaggggggaatgcagatacagaaaaaaaacacaaagttacaagttagacagtacagtcgcaaaggccgcagaacaacaaagcaaaagcacaaagtacaaagaaaagtaaatgggatcattaaaaatcaccaaatcatttagacagaaaagcagcaaaaacacaaaacgaacaagagtggacggagctagcgccaccggctgccacttgaacggcgccatcttggttgcggtagcaaaaacggatacagactcaagaaaaagacgttgtaaagttggataaaactggaaccacacacaggaagtcttccacaagatggggaacttctgcagactgggaccgaggtagagaatatgcagagtcactcttccaaacttatccgcacagttcctcattAGTCTGGAGCccaagacaacagtagcagagtagaacccctcgactccatttccggcctggtaagcgctgacagctcttacatcttatcccatgatggaatggttggtcagaagcgttgcttcttctcccggcacttttgtccagctccgaatttccagcggcattgaacagctagtcccatgtatgtgtatgacagcgtagtcatggctgaatggttccaaaaaagaagtatcagaaagcagaaagaagccaggctaacagaacaaagagagttgtaaaaacaataaagtataaagtacaaagtaaagtaaaaaggaatgtattaagaaatattaaaatgtaattaaaaaaagatagaagggctgtaaaacacgataaacaaataagagtggacagagctactgccactggcttccgcgtggcGGCGCCATATcctttttgaatgaatgaaattaagaaTGACAAATGATGAGCAACTCTGACTCaaacccactttttttttcttcccgaaGCCTGTCCGGTGGGCTACTTCAAACCAGCTCCAGGTTCCGACCCCTGCTCGGCGTGTCCCCCCAACAGCCGAACCAGCCACGAAGGGTCCAGCATGTGCGAATGTCGCAGCAGTTTTTTCCGTGGGGCTGACGACGCCAACTCATCGGCTTGTACAAGTGAGCTTTTGCCCCCCAAACCTACATAAGCGTGTTTAAATAAATCATGGTTTCATTATCTTCACAGCACCACCCTCCGCTCCAGAGTCTTTATCCTGGGAATACGAGAGCGGCGACGGCGGGGTGTCTCTAAGGTGGCGCCCTCCCGAGGACATGGGGGGGCGCAGCGAAGTGTGGTACGGGGTGGTGTGTCGTATCTGCCCCTCGCCCATTATCACCAACCCGACGTTGTGCTCCTGGTGCGGAGAGGGCGTCACCTTCAACCCCGTCCAGAATAACCTCAGACAAACCAGCGTGACCCTCAACAACCTGCTTACTCGGGTGACCTATCTCATACAGGTGAGTCACTCAAGTGCCGCATTCATTTGGACTGGCAGATGATTGGTAGCTGGtgacgtgaccggacatttcgtcgaacggacgcttcgtccatGGACTGTTCGTCGAACCGACAATTCACGATCCACATTAGAGTTTCAAACGAGGTCTTGAAAGTCTTGGAATGGCTTACAAATGAATACCGAAAGTACATAAAAGCGAAACGAAAGGCCTGTTTTCTTGTTGCGACAGGTGCAAGCCATGAATGAGGTGTCGGCTTTGAGCCCGTTCCCAGCACGCTACACAAGCATCAATTTCACCACCAGCCAGTCAGGTGAGCACCGCGAGAGAGGAAGGAAAACGCAGAGATGAAAGTGAAGTCTGCTTTTAATGCTAATGTATTTGTTTGGATCTGGCATGAAAAGCCAACCCCCTCCCGTTTTCATCCCGCTCCTGCTGTCCAGGCAGGAAGGTTGCTCGCGGTTACAATAGCCCGTCAGATCTCATTATAGTCTCTAcgggatgacaaaaaaaaagacaagaggcGAACCAAAGAGGGATTGTGTTACTTGTTTGTCTTCATTTGCTGTCCAATGACTCCTTTTGGATTCTGCAACAGTGCTCTCTTGTGGTCACTCACAGTTCCCAGTACAGTTTCCATGATGCACCAATTGAGCCGCGCGCCGGACTCCATCACCCTTTCCTGGCCCCAGCCTGACCGACCCAATGGAGATATCCTGGAGTACCAGCTCAGATACTTTGATAAGGTGATCCCAGAAATTTGTGTATGGTGCCAGACATGAGTCAGGCTTAAATTGTGTATTTTCTCACTTTGGACTGTATTTCATAACATTGAACTTGACTCTGAAGTACAGTTGAACTACTACATGACTTTTAGGAGAAATTTAGTGGATGTCATATCCTAGTCTTTAAATTCTGTAGTCACGATTGGCTGACCGACCACTGTGACTTGACTCGACTGGATTTAAGTTTTTGCTATAGCAACTTGTGTGCTCAGGTTCTTGCTTGAAACTTACAATTTAAGACTTCAGGCTGTCACTGCCTAaaccatgtgtcaaagtggtggccagggggccaaatctggcccggcgcatcattttgtgtggcccgggaaagtaaatcatgagtgccgactttttgttttaggatcaaattaaaatgaagagtatagatgtatattaaatttcctgatttttccccctttttaaatcaataattgtattttttaaatcaatttccattttctgtgtttttagttcaaaaaatcattttataaaatctaaaaatatattttaaaaagctaaaataaacattgttttagatctttaaaaactgaatattcagggcttttaatccagttcttttaatccatttataagaaaaatcagaagagtatagatgtatattaaatttcctgattttcccccttttaaatcaataattgtaatttttttatccatttgtaattttttatccattttttctgtttttagttcaaaaatcattttgtcaaatcaaaaaatatataagaaaagctaaaataaacattgttttagatctataaaaactgaatattctgggcttttaatccagttcttttaatccatttataaaaaaaatatatctaaatattatatctcaaatggtccggcccacgcgaaccaacccgagtctgacacccttggcctaaaCGTATGGACCGTCTTACCACTTCTGACAGGGCTCCGACGTGGACAATGCGGTCAGCGTGTACAGCGAGACGAACACCCTGACTGTCAATTCCCTCTTGGCGGGCTCCATCTACGCCTTCCAGATCCGAGCTCGAAACGAGCGAGGATTCGGTCCCTACAGCAACACCATCTACTTCACAACGCTACCTCTCGGTAAAGCAAAACATGGACCCTTGTTGcatcaaaatgtctttttaaagtGTCGTTTTCAATGTTGTGGACCTCAGAAGAACATTCCCAGCAGGTCCAAAGTCAGCTTCCTCTGTTGGTGGGCTCCGTGATGGGAGGGGCGGCGTTTCTGCTAGTCGTGGCAGCTATAATAGTCGTGGTGGTGTTTCGGAGGTAATTACGATTTGTTCACCAATTTAACCAAATCACGCGGATAACGCTGCTAACATTATTTGCTAATGTCCTTCAGTAAAAGGAGGGCGAGTCCGTACAGTGATAGACTccaaaggtacatcagtaacaGAGGTGGGAGGTcttctttttatcaaatgttacACAGACTTCCTGTAATGATACTTTGGGATTCATGGACTAGGAAATTGCAACTTTTTTCGTCCAGGTCGCGTCAAATATTACGTGGACCCCTCAACTTATGACGACCCAAGTGAGGCAGTCAAAGAGTTTGCCCGAGAGATTGAGTCAACTCAGCTGAAGATTGAGGAAGTGATCGGTGCTGGTAAGTCTCGTTCTATCTGATGTCCAATTCTGGTTAGCCATGTAAGGTGTTGTCGAAAAaatatgattggattggattggattggataactttattcatcccgtattcgggaaatttcgttgttccagtggcaagagggtgaggatgcaggaataggaaaggcattttagacataaatagataggtaataagtaggtcgagaaataaatacatgaataaatattttttcctgatTTCCTGTCGTCTGAAGCCCAGTTCGGTGAAGTGTCCCGGGGACGCTACCGGCCGCCGGGTCGCCGAGAAGTGCTGGTCGCCGTCAAGACCTTGCGTTGGGGAGCGTCGGACAGAGAAAGGGGAGTGTTCCTTAGTGAGGCGGGAGTCTTGGGTCAGTTTGACCACCCCAACGTGCTGAAGTTAGAGGGGGTGCTTACCCGAGTCCCTCCAGCGAGAATTATCACCGAGTTCATGGAGAACGGTCCCTTGGATTCCTTCCTCAGGGTGAGCGGATCAGACAAATGTTCAGTCAAGTGGAAGTGATCTGCTCATTGTTTATCTTTGGCAACTCACCGTAGGAAAACGAGGGTCAGTTCAGCGTTCTCCAACTGGTCGGAATGCTGAGGGGCGTCGGCGCCGGGATGCGTTACCTGTCAGAGAGAAACTTTGTCCACAGGGACTTGGCGGCCAGGAACGTGCTGGTTAACTCCAACCTAGTGTGCAAAGTATCTGATTTCGGCTTGTCCCGACTCATGAGGGGCTTGGACCACAACATGCCAACTTACACGGCCTCACTGGTGCGTAGCGTCTTGGCAAAATTGCTCGTTGGCCTCGTGAAGTACATGACGTGAACCTCTACTGTTCTTCTGCGCCAGGGGAGTAAGATTCCTGTGAGGTGGACCGCACCGGAAGCCTTTCAACATCGCAAGTTCAGCTCGTCCAGTGACGTCTGGAGCTTCGGAATCCTGATGTGGGAAGTCATGTCGTACGGGGAGCGTCCTTACTGGGACATGAGTAATCAGGAAGTAAGTCCGGCAAATCATGTTGATGGACGAATCGAAACCAGAACCAGAATTGGAGGACACCTCAAACACAAAATTCTGTCACGGACAACTTCTGAGTGACTTTACATTTCGTGAGACCAAGAGTTGGAAAATTTTATAttcccaattcaaataaatttgcCATTTggttagataactttattcatcccgtattcgggaaatttcactgtcacagtagcaagagagtgagaatacagacaggaaaacTGAGGACAACTGAGCTAATGAAAATTGACTTGAAGCCAAAATGTCTTCCAAATCTGGAATGACCTGGACGTATTTTTAGTCCTGTACCTTTTAAAGAGCATCAGAGCGAATGTTTTTGGATATCATAGCAAATCTATCCTTAGGTGATGAAAGCGGTAGCGGACCAATACCGCCTCCCTTCACCCTCTAGCTGTCCCTCAGCCCTCCACTCGCTCATGCTTCAATGTTGGCAAGCCGAACGAGGGGACCGGCCAGGTTTCGAGATCATCCTAGGCTCCATGGACCGCCTGATCAGGCATCCCGTGTCCCTCAAGACAGAGATAACTCGGTGAGACTGTCGCACAGGGAGCAAACCTTCAAACATTTGCCACTTTTATTTACCTGATGATCATTTATTCATAGAAGCTGCTCGCAACCACTGCTAAGCCCGACACCCACAGACTTTTCGTCAGTGGCCACAGTCAGCGATTGGCTAAGAGCACTTAGGATGGAGCGATACCAAGACGAGTTCGACCGAGGGCACTTGGACACGTTGGACAGAGTTAGCCGCCTTACTGTCGAGTGAGTAACCACATTTTTCAGTATAGTGTTTCTTCACTGCTTGACATTCTCTAGAGTTATCCAGCGTATACGATGTGAATGGTCTAGTTTTGGTCTACaaatgctcaaaatgatttactgtattttctcgcatatacactgtatttgtcgctccaaaaaaaGATTACTGAATCaacggtacggcttatatgcgcacaaattagacttggaaggtgacaaagacgaaacgccataacagaAGACAAtacggccaatacggtcatttatttcaaaatagagaaaagataaacagataaaaccgtAAACAAAAggaattttgacgtctatgaatgaaattcaagaaaaaaattaaccgtatcttgcattaaacgtgaaaaaactcacttgtgcctgccattgctcgttcAGAGCGCCGCTATCTTAACTTTTACCGGATaatcggacacacttcctggtcgtgtgcggtcgattggtcgccggtcttttggtcgcccggaccgcgacaacaggcgaccaaaagaccggcgacaaaacaaggtaaaacaacacggtctacgcatcaataaaagccaacaatggccatgagcagtttcactgagccgacgtgtgagtgtagaagagtttgtatgtacatacatgcgttgtccctttaagacgctacggccgtcagggtcttacaggttctccaacaaaaaacaataaaagtctgggaaatttggagcttttctttagcctaataattaatagggcattaagtatgactaaataatcatttgcagtttgtatttagggaatttgagcaacgatttaaatggtaattatcacttcccttccgggcgaccaaaagaccggcgagcaatcgactgtgtaccctTCCTGGTTATACTGCTTAccaacttcctttttgaatttgtctacgtgcaggcaacagccTTTCGGAATGTGAAattcagcagacgatcctttcgattcatacagtatctcagaaataccgcgTGCaacgatttttcttaagattttccc is from Stigmatopora argus isolate UIUO_Sarg chromosome 4, RoL_Sarg_1.0, whole genome shotgun sequence and encodes:
- the ephb6 gene encoding ephrin type-B receptor 5 isoform X2 — translated: MPSPSLGCCPCHSVVEMWSVFLFLFLLLRPNSAEEVMLLDTTESTSELGWTTYPDTGWDEVSVLDDRGKLIRTFEVCNVNSRTKDNWLATPFLYRHASPRVFVTLRFSVRDCASLRNPSPTCRETLTLYYKQADSQRELEKTWAAEPSNGEKESREGWVKIDTIAADKSFSKVEPSSPHQYQPNRYSHINIKTRSFAPLTRNGFVLAIVDSGACVSLMGVSVFYRRCPATSLYLASYPATPSGAETTALVPVSGVCVPHSKSRGANGPRMHCNAEGEWMVPVGGCVCDDGYEPNLNESACLACPVGYFKPAPGSDPCSACPPNSRTSHEGSSMCECRSSFFRGADDANSSACTTPPSAPESLSWEYESGDGGVSLRWRPPEDMGGRSEVWYGVVCRICPSPIITNPTLCSWCGEGVTFNPVQNNLRQTSVTLNNLLTRVTYLIQVQAMNEVSALSPFPARYTSINFTTSQSVPSTVSMMHQLSRAPDSITLSWPQPDRPNGDILEYQLRYFDKGSDVDNAVSVYSETNTLTVNSLLAGSIYAFQIRARNERGFGPYSNTIYFTTLPLEEHSQQVQSQLPLLVGSVMGGAAFLLVVAAIIVVVVFRSKRRASPYSDRLQRYISNRGRVKYYVDPSTYDDPSEAVKEFAREIESTQLKIEEVIGAAQFGEVSRGRYRPPGRREVLVAVKTLRWGASDRERGVFLSEAGVLGQFDHPNVLKLEGVLTRVPPARIITEFMENGPLDSFLRENEGQFSVLQLVGMLRGVGAGMRYLSERNFVHRDLAARNVLVNSNLVCKVSDFGLSRLMRGLDHNMPTYTASLGSKIPVRWTAPEAFQHRKFSSSSDVWSFGILMWEVMSYGERPYWDMSNQEVMKAVADQYRLPSPSSCPSALHSLMLQCWQAERGDRPGFEIILGSMDRLIRHPVSLKTEITRCSQPLLSPTPTDFSSVATVSDWLRALRMERYQDEFDRGHLDTLDRVSRLTVEDIQNLGVNLLGHQRKIFNAAQQLKAHLSQGQVEV
- the ephb6 gene encoding ephrin type-B receptor 5 isoform X1, whose protein sequence is MPSPSLGCCPCHSVVEMWSVFLFLFLLLRPNSAEEVMLLDTTESTSELGWTTYPDTGWDEVSVLDDRGKLIRTFEVCNVNSRTKDNWLATPFLYRHASPRVFVTLRFSVRDCASLRNPSPTCRETLTLYYKQADSQRELEKTWAAEPSNGEKESREGWVKIDTIAADKSFSKVEPSSPHQYQPNRYSHINIKTRSFAPLTRNGFVLAIVDSGACVSLMGVSVFYRRCPATSLYLASYPATPSGAETTALVPVSGVCVPHSKSRGANGPRMHCNAEGEWMVPVGGCVCDDGYEPNLNESACLACPVGYFKPAPGSDPCSACPPNSRTSHEGSSMCECRSSFFRGADDANSSACTTPPSAPESLSWEYESGDGGVSLRWRPPEDMGGRSEVWYGVVCRICPSPIITNPTLCSWCGEGVTFNPVQNNLRQTSVTLNNLLTRVTYLIQVQAMNEVSALSPFPARYTSINFTTSQSVPSTVSMMHQLSRAPDSITLSWPQPDRPNGDILEYQLRYFDKGSDVDNAVSVYSETNTLTVNSLLAGSIYAFQIRARNERGFGPYSNTIYFTTLPLEEHSQQVQSQLPLLVGSVMGGAAFLLVVAAIIVVVVFRSKRRASPYSDRLQRYISNRGRVKYYVDPSTYDDPSEAVKEFAREIESTQLKIEEVIGAAQFGEVSRGRYRPPGRREVLVAVKTLRWGASDRERGVFLSEAGVLGQFDHPNVLKLEGVLTRVPPARIITEFMENGPLDSFLRENEGQFSVLQLVGMLRGVGAGMRYLSERNFVHRDLAARNVLVNSNLVCKVSDFGLSRLMRGLDHNMPTYTASLGSKIPVRWTAPEAFQHRKFSSSSDVWSFGILMWEVMSYGERPYWDMSNQEVMKAVADQYRLPSPSSCPSALHSLMLQCWQAERGDRPGFEIILGSMDRLIRHPVSLKTEITRSCSQPLLSPTPTDFSSVATVSDWLRALRMERYQDEFDRGHLDTLDRVSRLTVEDIQNLGVNLLGHQRKIFNAAQQLKAHLSQGQVEV